A single Salmo salar chromosome ssa19, Ssal_v3.1, whole genome shotgun sequence DNA region contains:
- the LOC106579635 gene encoding transmembrane protein 14C isoform X3 yields the protein MTDWVGYGYAALIASGGVMGYVKARSVPSLAAGLLFGSLAGVGAYQISQDPTNIWVSLVTSGALAGVMGKRFYASRKMMPAGMTASASLLMVGKLGVGMLLQKP from the exons ATGACTGATTGGGTTGGATATGGGTATGCAGCACTCATTGCATCCGGAGGAGTGATGGGCTATGTCAAAGCAC GCAGTGTCCCCTCCTTGGCGGCAGGTCTTCTCTTCGGCAGCCTAGCTGGGGTTGGTGCCTACCAGATATCGCAAGATCCTACAAATATTTGGGTGTCTCTAG tcacatcaggagcCCTGGCAGGTGTGATGGGAAAGAGATTCTACGCTTCCAGGAAGATGATGCCTGCTGGAATGACGGCATCAGCAAG TCTACTTATGGTGGGGAAGCTGGGTGTTGGAATGCTGCTGCAGAAGCCCTAG